In Glycine max cultivar Williams 82 chromosome 7, Glycine_max_v4.0, whole genome shotgun sequence, a single window of DNA contains:
- the LOC102665141 gene encoding uncharacterized protein, which yields MDQIRLAMNLLLQNASQPPGSSPNNGSPMISINASLPVKEILLGFPHFDGTTPVMEWIFKAEKFFTYHNTPDTSRVDIVAMHFDKDVMAWFQMSQKLSLVSTWSELTHALESQFSPSPFDCPMAELFKLQQTGLVSDYYLKFMSLANRSLGLSNEALLNCFISGLNPDIRRDVVAMCPPTLLRAVVLAKIFEEKYGHVYKPFQNSYSHKYSQISSTPISINAQPKTQIKSSLLSLLPTPSGPPIRSSNVKKITPAEMQLRREKGLCYFCMRNSLLIINVLIDNFCCCKWKMIMRITIVPQGTHVGPDCLGLANRK from the coding sequence ATGGATCAAATTCGGTTAGCGATGAATCTATTATTGCAGAATGCTTCTCAACCTCCTGGAAGTTCTCCAAACAATGGCTCCCCGATGATATCGATTAATGCTTCTTTGCCTGTTAAAGAGATCTTACTTGGATTTCCTCACTTTGATGGAACAACACCGGTGATGGAGTGGATCTTCAAGGCGGAGAAATTTTTTACTTATCATAATACTCCTGATACGTCTAGAGTGGATATTGTGGCGATGCATTTTGATAAGGATGTAATGGCATGGTTCCAGATGTCACAGAAATTATCTCTGGTGTCTACTTGGTCTGAATTGACTCATGCTCTAGAGTCTCAATTCAGTCCTTCACCTTTTGATTGTCCAATGGCTGAGCTCTTCAAGCTTCAACAAACAGGTTTGGTATCAGATTATTACCTCAAGTTTATGTCTCTAGCTAATAGATCTTTGGGATTAAGTAATGAGGCTCTCCTTAATTGTTTCATTAGTGGTTTAAATCCTGATATTAGAAGAGATGTTGTTGCTATGTGCCCTCCTACCTTATTGCGTGCAGTTGTTTTAGCtaaaatttttgaagaaaaatatggtCATGTTTATAAGCCATTTCAAAATTCCTATAGTCACAAATATTCCCAAATTTCTTCTACCCCAATCTCTATTAATGCTCAACCAAAAACGCAAATTAAATCCAGTTTACTTTCGCTTTTACCTACTCCATCAGGCCCTCCAATTCGGTCCTCGAATGTAAAAAAGATTACTCCTGCTGAAATGCAGTTGAGAAGGGAAAAAGGATTGTGTTATTTTTGTATGAGaaattctcttttaatcatAAATGTCCTAATAGACAATTTTTGCTGTTGCAAATGGAAGATGATAATGAGGATTACAATTGTACCTCAGGGTACTCATGTAGGCCCCGATTGTTTGGGTCTAGCTAATAGAAAATGA